The Candidatus Latescibacter sp. genome segment AATGGAGTGGTATAAACGGTGGTTCGGTGAAGAGTATCTCCTTGTCTATGAACACCGTGATATCGAGGAGGCGGAGCGTGAAGTTGCTTTTATTGAACGAACTCTCGAACTGGTAAAAAACGATCTGATCCTCGATTTATGCTGCGGGCCGGGCAGACACGACTATTCCCTGACAAGAAATGGGTACCGGGTCGTCGGCCTCGACTATTCTTTCCCCATGCTGTGCATCGCCCGTAATGCCCTGGACCCCGGCGCCGGATACCCGCTCTATATACGCGCCGATGCACGAGCCATTCCCCTGCGGAATGGGATTTTTGACGCCGTTCTTAATCTTTTCACCTCTTTCGGGTACTTCGAAGACAGGGAAAACCATGAATTCCTGGAGTCCATAGCCCGGCTCCTGAAAGATGGAGGAAAGTATTATATCGACTATCTAAATCCACCGCAGCTTCTCGCCGGGCTTGCCGCGGAAACCATCAGGGAGAAGAACGGACTGACTGTTGTGGAAAAGCGGCGTCTCGACCCGAACCGTAAACGGGTGGAAAAAACCATCATCATCCAATCCGGGAATTTTGAGCAGGAATATCAGGAATCGGTGCGTCTCTATCAGTTGGATGAAATGCTCGATATGCTGAAAGCCGCCGGGCTGGCTGTGCAGGAAGTATTCGGTTCCACCCGTGGGGAAGTATACAGCGAAAACTCGGAGCGTATGATCATCCACGGCTTGAAATTA includes the following:
- a CDS encoding class I SAM-dependent methyltransferase, producing the protein MEWYKRWFGEEYLLVYEHRDIEEAEREVAFIERTLELVKNDLILDLCCGPGRHDYSLTRNGYRVVGLDYSFPMLCIARNALDPGAGYPLYIRADARAIPLRNGIFDAVLNLFTSFGYFEDRENHEFLESIARLLKDGGKYYIDYLNPPQLLAGLAAETIREKNGLTVVEKRRLDPNRKRVEKTIIIQSGNFEQEYQESVRLYQLDEMLDMLKAAGLAVQEVFGSTRGEVYSENSERMIIHGLKLYTKPN